AAAAAGTTCAAACTAAAAATGCAGATACTTTCAATAGTATAAGTCAAGTAGCAGCAGGGTTAGATGATAAAGTATATACAGAGAGTGAAAAAGCAGACTCTAATTCACTTGACCTTCCACTAGAAAAAAAGATTCAAGTACCAAAAGCGATTGTTCAAAATGCTTATAATAAATATAAAAGTCCTTCAGTAGAGACTACGGTTTTAGAGAATAAAAATAAATTTGAAGCTAACCAACCGAATGTAGAGGGAATTCCTTTTTCATTTGAGGACCAAGTATTGAAATTACATGGTGAAGGCAAATCTATTGAAGAAATAGCTAAACTAACGAACAAAGGGAAAACAGAAATTGAATTATTTATTAAATTCAACACTTAAAATTCCTTGCAGCAAATTATAGAGTATGTTATATTATCAATTGGTGTTAATATTACACA
Above is a genomic segment from Lysinibacillus sp. PLM2 containing:
- the swrB gene encoding swarming motility protein SwrB is translated as MITILVVLLIVSQLFCFYLIAILNAKVAKFQELEVKQNQLLREMEDTIGLYLVEMKEENDRLIQELSTLDKGKKVQTKNADTFNSISQVAAGLDDKVYTESEKADSNSLDLPLEKKIQVPKAIVQNAYNKYKSPSVETTVLENKNKFEANQPNVEGIPFSFEDQVLKLHGEGKSIEEIAKLTNKGKTEIELFIKFNT